Proteins co-encoded in one Dehalogenimonas sp. WBC-2 genomic window:
- a CDS encoding iron-sulfur cluster-binding protein rieske family, protein MSIFKAVLGICDTKPLVDTAWELKDGQAIVNLKNASVLAGKGSATYLKGKGLEKPVLVVRGQDNKLYAYQDRCTHGGRKIDPVPGQAKLKCCSVNHSTFDYDGKPQSGPAKHDIKRYEAKESGERLVIKLS, encoded by the coding sequence ATGAGCATCTTCAAAGCTGTTCTGGGTATCTGCGACACCAAACCTCTGGTTGACACCGCCTGGGAATTAAAAGATGGTCAAGCGATTGTGAATCTGAAAAACGCCAGCGTTTTAGCCGGCAAGGGCAGCGCTACCTATCTAAAAGGTAAAGGACTGGAAAAGCCGGTGCTGGTGGTGCGGGGCCAGGACAATAAACTTTACGCCTATCAGGACCGCTGCACTCACGGCGGCCGCAAGATAGACCCCGTCCCCGGCCAGGCCAAACTCAAATGCTGCAGCGTCAACCACAGCACCTTTGACTATGATGGCAAACCACAATCCGGCCCGGCCAAACATGACATCAAACGCTATGAGGCTAAGGAGTCCGGCGAGCGCTTGGTGATTAAACTCTCTTAG